The following proteins come from a genomic window of Andrena cerasifolii isolate SP2316 chromosome 6, iyAndCera1_principal, whole genome shotgun sequence:
- the Nd-b12 gene encoding NADH dehydrogenase [ubiquinone] 1 beta subcomplex subunit 3 encodes MGGHGNGHGQSFEVPSPDIYKVENVPELKKFQEQLAARGLKDPWLRNEVWRFTHREPVRYKRILKGIIRGTRIGVPAFLITIAIEQYLGIDYGHGHSSHNGGHGNDGHH; translated from the coding sequence atgGGAGGTCACGGAAACGGCCATGGTCAATCGTTTGAAGTACCAAGTCCTGACATATATAAAGTAGAAAATGTGCCAGAActtaaaaagtttcaagaacAATTGGCTGCTCGAGGATTGAAGGATCCTTGGTTGAGGAATGAAGTCTGGCGGTTTACGCATCGTGAACCAGTTCGCTATAAGCGAATACTGAAAGGAATTATCAGAGGTACCAGAATTGGAGTTCCagcatttttaataacaatAGCCATAGAACAGTATCTTGGAATTGATTATGGACATGGGCATAGTAGCCATAATGGAGGTCACGGCAACGACGGCCatcattaa